A window from Streptomyces sp. NBC_00335 encodes these proteins:
- a CDS encoding rhodanese-like domain-containing protein, with product MTTTNTPASTNPVLRVPPAAPAAAAAYFAASLAFHADVSDVAAAFKAHREDGAELGFQLVDSRSTPSWDQAHVPGAVHLPNALVAEQAERLLDKSVPVVTYCWGPACNGGTRSALALAQLGFQVKEMLGGIEYWIREGFEVETWQGREQRPEADPLTAPTDSDDCGC from the coding sequence ATGACGACCACGAACACGCCCGCTTCCACCAACCCCGTCCTGCGGGTTCCCCCGGCCGCACCAGCCGCGGCCGCCGCCTACTTCGCGGCGAGCCTGGCCTTCCACGCCGATGTCTCGGACGTCGCCGCCGCCTTCAAGGCCCACCGGGAGGACGGCGCCGAGCTCGGCTTCCAGCTGGTCGACTCCCGCTCGACCCCGTCCTGGGACCAGGCCCACGTGCCCGGGGCCGTCCACCTGCCGAACGCCCTCGTCGCCGAGCAGGCGGAGCGCCTCCTCGACAAGAGCGTTCCCGTGGTCACCTACTGCTGGGGCCCCGCCTGCAACGGCGGCACCCGCTCGGCGCTCGCCCTGGCGCAGCTCGGCTTCCAGGTCAAGGAGATGCTCGGCGGCATCGAGTACTGGATCCGCGAGGGCTTCGAGGTCGAGACCTGGCAGGGCCGCGAACAGCGCCCCGAGGCCGACCCGCTGACCGCGCCCACGGACTCCGACGACTGCGGCTGCTGA
- a CDS encoding AAA family ATPase codes for MRLHRLRITAFGPFAEPQEIDFDTLSGAGIFLLHGPTGAGKTSVLDAVCYALYGSVPGSRQAPGTSLRSDHAASDTPTEITLELTAGGRRLEITRRPEQDRPKKRGTGTTKDKAQSWLREYDGDGWSALSRSHQEIGEEIEQLLGMSREQFCQVVLLPQGEFARFLRADEVARGRLLGRLFDTRRFAAVETLLGERRRAAEAKVRAGDEQVLHTAQRLAQAAGDAADLRAWPLPRHQPGDPGLAGAIRAWAAVARCSARERLTVAEYALAAVEGRYHAARRAAEDVRELDRLQRRHAETTRRAALLAEAGPERERVRALLDRARRGALVAPALELRGAAAGAHMAAAHAESVARAELPPQLAEAGTEQLAAVEQRLREDLGALGAARRAEQRSAEIGRERADLERESRAAEEQQQETAEWLGRWEATRTELAGRADAAQQAATLAEQLAGKLEPARLHLHAARRRDALDADAEQASAELLTAREESAAARERWLELKETRLRGIAAELAAALVAGEPCTVCGAAEHPSPARPAPGHVDRAAEEAAHARFEGAEERRAAVESDLAAVRQTRAEAAAVAGDATTAELLELTSALSSRHAEAHAAAAGLHTARERLARAEREHAVRSAERSEAEARAAARASRREALDREQASLEAELALVRDGAPSVAARAGVLEDRVRMVTAAAVSLRRAETTAARLKEADDQLADAAFKAGFDTTEEAADAVLPEYERSALQRRTDTWQAEEAMLADRLGESDTAAAAALPPAAPEEAEAYAALAAAKLRTAGSAVDAARVRCKDLDGLSLQAERELRSLGPLREAYERVARLAGLTAGTSADNERKMRLEAYVLAARLEQVAAAATVRLLRMSGGRYTLLHSDAKASGRGRSGLGLHVVDAWTGSERDTATLSGGETFFASLALALGLADVVTDEAGGMRLDTLFIDEGFGSLDDQALDEVLDVLDSLRERDRSVGIVSHVADLRTRVQAQLEIVKQRGGSVVRHRTAGGTG; via the coding sequence ATGAGGTTGCACCGGCTGCGCATCACCGCCTTCGGGCCCTTCGCCGAGCCTCAGGAGATCGACTTCGACACGCTCTCCGGCGCCGGGATCTTCCTGCTGCACGGGCCCACCGGCGCGGGCAAGACCTCCGTCCTGGATGCCGTGTGCTACGCCCTGTACGGGTCCGTGCCCGGTTCCCGGCAGGCCCCCGGTACCAGTCTGCGCAGTGACCACGCGGCGTCCGATACCCCGACCGAGATCACCCTCGAACTCACCGCGGGCGGGCGGCGCCTGGAGATCACCCGGCGCCCCGAACAGGACCGGCCCAAGAAGCGCGGGACCGGGACGACCAAGGACAAGGCGCAGAGTTGGCTGCGTGAGTACGACGGGGACGGCTGGAGCGCGCTGAGCCGGTCCCATCAGGAGATCGGCGAGGAGATCGAGCAGCTGCTCGGCATGAGCCGCGAGCAGTTCTGCCAGGTCGTGCTGTTGCCGCAGGGGGAGTTCGCGCGCTTCCTGCGGGCCGACGAGGTGGCGCGCGGGCGGCTGCTGGGCCGGCTCTTCGACACCCGCCGCTTTGCCGCCGTGGAAACCCTGCTCGGTGAGCGCCGCCGCGCCGCCGAGGCCAAGGTCCGCGCCGGTGACGAGCAGGTGCTGCACACCGCCCAGCGCCTCGCCCAGGCCGCCGGGGACGCCGCCGACCTGCGCGCCTGGCCGCTGCCCCGGCACCAGCCGGGGGACCCCGGGCTGGCCGGGGCGATCCGTGCCTGGGCCGCCGTCGCGCGCTGCTCCGCCCGGGAGCGGCTCACCGTCGCCGAGTACGCCCTCGCCGCCGTCGAGGGGCGCTACCACGCCGCCCGGCGGGCCGCCGAGGACGTACGGGAGCTCGACCGGCTGCAGCGCCGGCACGCCGAGACCACCCGTCGGGCGGCCCTGCTCGCCGAGGCCGGTCCGGAGCGGGAGCGGGTGCGCGCCCTGCTCGACCGGGCCCGGCGCGGAGCCCTGGTCGCCCCCGCCCTGGAGCTGCGCGGAGCCGCCGCCGGCGCGCACATGGCCGCCGCGCACGCGGAGTCGGTGGCCCGGGCGGAGCTGCCGCCGCAGCTCGCCGAGGCGGGGACCGAGCAGCTGGCCGCCGTGGAGCAGCGGCTGCGCGAGGATCTGGGAGCACTCGGAGCCGCCCGCCGCGCCGAGCAGCGCAGCGCCGAGATCGGTCGCGAACGGGCCGACCTGGAACGGGAATCCCGGGCGGCCGAGGAGCAGCAGCAGGAGACCGCCGAGTGGCTGGGCCGCTGGGAAGCCACCCGGACCGAGCTGGCCGGGCGCGCGGACGCCGCCCAGCAGGCCGCGACCCTGGCCGAGCAGCTCGCCGGCAAGCTGGAGCCCGCGAGGCTGCACCTGCACGCCGCCCGGCGGCGCGACGCCCTCGACGCGGACGCGGAGCAGGCCTCGGCCGAACTGCTCACCGCCCGCGAGGAGTCGGCCGCCGCCCGGGAACGCTGGCTCGAGCTCAAGGAGACCCGGCTGCGCGGGATCGCCGCCGAACTCGCAGCCGCCTTGGTGGCGGGGGAGCCCTGCACCGTGTGCGGGGCCGCGGAGCATCCCTCCCCGGCCCGGCCCGCCCCCGGTCACGTCGACCGGGCCGCGGAGGAGGCGGCGCACGCCCGCTTCGAGGGGGCCGAGGAGCGCAGGGCCGCGGTGGAGAGCGATCTGGCAGCCGTCCGACAGACCCGCGCAGAAGCCGCCGCCGTCGCCGGCGACGCCACCACCGCCGAACTCCTCGAACTCACCTCCGCGCTGAGTTCCCGTCACGCCGAGGCGCACGCCGCGGCCGCCGGGCTGCACACCGCCCGCGAGCGGCTGGCCCGCGCCGAGCGGGAGCACGCGGTGCGCAGCGCCGAGCGGAGCGAAGCCGAGGCCCGGGCGGCGGCGCGGGCTTCGCGCCGCGAAGCCCTCGACCGGGAACAGGCCTCGCTGGAAGCGGAGCTGGCCCTCGTACGGGACGGAGCGCCCAGCGTCGCGGCCCGCGCCGGAGTCCTGGAGGACCGGGTCCGCATGGTCACGGCGGCGGCCGTCTCGCTGCGCCGGGCCGAAACCACCGCCGCCCGGCTGAAGGAGGCCGACGACCAGCTCGCCGACGCCGCCTTCAAGGCCGGCTTCGACACCACCGAGGAGGCGGCCGACGCCGTGCTCCCCGAGTACGAACGCAGCGCGCTCCAACGCCGCACGGACACCTGGCAGGCGGAGGAGGCCATGCTGGCCGACCGCCTCGGCGAGAGCGACACCGCCGCGGCGGCGGCCCTGCCCCCGGCCGCGCCGGAGGAGGCCGAGGCCTATGCGGCGCTGGCCGCCGCGAAGCTTCGTACGGCCGGGTCCGCCGTGGACGCGGCCCGGGTCCGGTGCAAGGACCTCGACGGGCTCTCCCTCCAGGCGGAGCGGGAGCTGCGCTCCCTGGGACCGCTGCGCGAGGCCTACGAACGGGTGGCCCGGCTCGCCGGACTCACCGCGGGCACCTCCGCGGACAACGAGCGCAAGATGCGGCTGGAGGCCTACGTGCTCGCGGCCCGGCTGGAGCAGGTCGCCGCCGCGGCCACGGTACGGCTGCTGCGCATGTCGGGCGGTCGCTACACCTTGCTGCACTCCGACGCCAAGGCGAGCGGACGCGGGCGTTCCGGGCTCGGGCTGCACGTGGTGGACGCCTGGACCGGCAGCGAGCGGGACACCGCCACCCTGTCCGGCGGCGAGACCTTCTTCGCTTCGCTCGCGCTCGCGCTGGGCCTCGCCGACGTGGTCACCGACGAGGCGGGCGGCATGCGGCTCGACACCCTCTTCATCGACGAGGGCTTCGGCAGCCTCGACGACCAGGCGCTGGACGAGGTGCTCGACGTACTGGACTCGCTGCGCGAGCGCGACCGCAGTGTCGGCATCGTGAGCCATGTCGCCGACCTGCGGACCCGGGTGCAGGCCCAGCTGGAGATCGTCAAGCAGCGCGGGGGTTCGGTGGTGCGGCATCGCACGGCGGGCGGAACGGGCTGA